From one Burkholderia latens genomic stretch:
- a CDS encoding CerR family C-terminal domain-containing protein — MNEAKKLRRTSAGGYARGDETRQRIIDAAIELFGEFGFAGASTRDIAAKAGVNAPALQYYFENKEGVYRACVDAMAELGWSVLGPAVEHARAVLDADADVDALIDAFIGILRMLADRMFTVPKTLGQRLFFAREQLGQEPAGATEILMKRVRKPLNDVSAELIGRISGRPADDPVTRLRAMSLFGQLTVFHLVPRSTLQLLDWDSFDGEGGALVLATIAEQTRVLLEHWHAQRDAAGADPRAGANSAAPANLSKRVQRTRKSAR; from the coding sequence ATGAACGAAGCGAAGAAGCTGCGTCGCACATCGGCAGGCGGCTATGCGCGCGGCGACGAGACGCGCCAGCGGATCATCGACGCTGCGATCGAGCTGTTTGGCGAATTCGGGTTCGCCGGTGCATCGACGCGCGACATCGCCGCAAAGGCGGGCGTCAATGCACCGGCGCTGCAGTACTACTTCGAGAACAAGGAAGGCGTCTATCGCGCGTGCGTCGACGCGATGGCCGAACTCGGCTGGAGCGTGCTCGGCCCGGCGGTCGAGCATGCACGGGCGGTGCTGGATGCGGATGCGGACGTCGATGCGCTGATCGACGCGTTCATCGGCATTCTCCGGATGCTGGCCGACCGGATGTTCACGGTGCCGAAGACGCTCGGGCAGCGGTTGTTCTTCGCGCGCGAGCAGCTCGGGCAGGAGCCGGCGGGCGCGACGGAAATCCTGATGAAGCGCGTGCGCAAGCCGCTCAACGACGTAAGTGCCGAACTGATCGGCCGGATCTCGGGGCGGCCGGCAGACGATCCGGTCACGCGACTGCGCGCGATGAGCCTGTTCGGACAGCTGACGGTATTCCACCTCGTGCCCCGCTCGACGCTGCAATTGCTCGACTGGGACAGTTTCGACGGAGAAGGCGGCGCGCTCGTGCTGGCGACCATTGCCGAACAGACACGCGTGCTGCTCGAACACTGGCATGCGCAGCGCGACGCGGCGGGCGCCGACCCGCGCGCGGGTGCGAATTCGGCTGCGCCGGCGAACCTATCGAAACGCGTTCAACGCACGAGGAAGAGCGCGCGCTGA
- a CDS encoding mechanosensitive ion channel domain-containing protein yields MRHFLLGWLLAAVVSAAHAAAPAPAAASAASGAAPALTPQQAQQALSVLQNPRERQQVETTLRAIAAVGVLSTPALPASGAAPASAASGATAAALTTNGLASMVVRQGSHWAVEIGRSLNESLRSLLDVGSVGVWWHERLANADERADLARALAIILAVLVPAIVVEWVAKRLLRRALAALSARRAEAPEHADTEPSGTEPPRTGDDAAPASEADATLAGTAAATGTTGARSASVQGRGHARRQTTLLRRMPRALVSLALRAVPLLVFVGVASLTMSVLDGADTPTGTALESLIDIYVICRLVTIVSRLFFQPDARQLRLLHISDAWAAFAQRSIARIAIVVGACTAAVEIAGSFGLSDAGHVALLKAVALVGHLMVSALILRCRQPVAVRLRAAGETRPAFATVAHALADAWAPVSVFVVMALWFVWALDVHNGYRVLISLGGRSIAVMIGMRIVSIVVFGALARLFQRRDDDRTLVHLHAYRYYPLVRRIVSAVIAVLTVVLLLQIWGVPIFRAFESGTIGHRLASALMTIAIAAVIALIVWETANIAIERRLQLWTREGNLVRAARLRTLLPMLRSLLFIMIALVVVLTGLSEIGVNVGPLLAGASIFGVALGFGSQKLVQDFITGIFLLMENAMQVGDWVTLAGVSGTVEYLSIRTVRLRAGDGSLYTIPFSSVTTVNNTNRGLGNAAVKVSIAYGQDIDQAIATLKEIGAALRDDPNYKDGILSDFSYWGVDQVDGATITLAGQMQCKDSARWGVQREFNRRIAVMFRERGIWIANPQRSVVAYDPGSRAVAGANNDGNDSVGNAGGPPIAEPQPPAAPARKPG; encoded by the coding sequence ATGCGACATTTCCTGCTCGGCTGGCTGCTCGCCGCCGTCGTATCGGCTGCCCATGCGGCCGCCCCGGCCCCTGCCGCCGCATCGGCTGCCTCCGGCGCCGCGCCCGCGCTGACGCCGCAACAGGCGCAACAGGCGCTCTCCGTGCTGCAGAACCCGCGCGAACGCCAACAGGTCGAGACGACATTGCGCGCGATCGCGGCCGTCGGCGTGCTCAGCACGCCCGCGCTGCCTGCGAGCGGCGCCGCGCCGGCCAGCGCGGCCTCGGGTGCGACTGCGGCGGCGCTTACGACGAACGGCCTCGCATCGATGGTCGTCCGGCAAGGGTCGCACTGGGCCGTGGAAATCGGCCGCTCGCTGAACGAATCGCTGCGCTCGCTGCTCGACGTCGGTTCGGTCGGCGTCTGGTGGCATGAGCGTCTCGCGAATGCCGACGAACGCGCGGACCTCGCGCGTGCGCTCGCGATCATCCTCGCCGTGCTCGTGCCCGCGATCGTCGTCGAATGGGTCGCGAAGCGGCTGCTGCGGCGCGCCCTCGCCGCACTGAGCGCGCGTCGCGCCGAAGCGCCGGAACACGCAGACACCGAACCCTCCGGAACCGAGCCGCCACGCACGGGAGACGATGCCGCGCCGGCATCCGAAGCCGACGCCACCCTGGCCGGCACCGCAGCCGCGACCGGCACGACCGGCGCGCGCTCAGCGTCGGTGCAAGGCCGCGGCCACGCGCGGCGCCAGACCACGCTGCTGCGCCGGATGCCGCGCGCGCTCGTCAGCCTCGCGCTGCGCGCGGTGCCGTTGCTGGTGTTCGTCGGCGTCGCGAGCCTCACGATGTCGGTTCTCGACGGCGCCGACACGCCGACCGGAACCGCGCTCGAATCGCTGATCGACATCTACGTGATCTGCCGCCTCGTGACCATCGTCAGCCGGCTGTTTTTCCAGCCGGATGCGCGACAGCTTCGGCTGCTGCACATCAGCGACGCATGGGCCGCGTTCGCACAGCGTTCGATCGCGCGGATCGCGATCGTCGTCGGCGCCTGCACGGCCGCCGTCGAGATCGCGGGCAGCTTCGGCCTCAGCGACGCCGGTCACGTCGCGCTGTTGAAGGCCGTTGCGCTCGTCGGCCACCTGATGGTCTCGGCGTTGATCCTGCGATGCCGCCAGCCGGTTGCCGTGCGCCTCCGCGCGGCCGGCGAAACGCGCCCCGCGTTCGCGACGGTAGCCCATGCGCTCGCCGACGCGTGGGCGCCCGTGTCGGTGTTCGTCGTGATGGCGTTGTGGTTCGTGTGGGCGCTGGACGTCCACAACGGCTACCGCGTGCTGATCTCGCTCGGGGGCCGCTCGATCGCCGTGATGATCGGGATGCGGATCGTATCGATCGTCGTGTTCGGCGCGCTCGCGCGGCTGTTCCAGCGGCGCGACGACGATCGCACGCTCGTCCATCTGCACGCGTATCGCTATTACCCGCTGGTGCGCCGCATCGTGTCGGCGGTGATTGCGGTCCTGACCGTCGTGCTGCTGTTGCAGATCTGGGGCGTGCCGATCTTCCGCGCGTTCGAGAGCGGCACGATCGGTCATCGGCTCGCGTCCGCGCTGATGACGATCGCGATCGCAGCCGTCATCGCGCTGATCGTGTGGGAAACCGCGAACATCGCGATCGAGCGCCGCCTGCAGCTGTGGACGCGCGAAGGCAACCTCGTGCGCGCGGCGCGGCTGCGCACGCTGTTGCCGATGCTGCGCTCGCTCCTGTTCATCATGATCGCGCTCGTCGTCGTGCTGACGGGCCTGAGCGAAATCGGCGTCAACGTCGGGCCGCTGCTCGCGGGCGCGAGCATCTTCGGCGTTGCACTCGGCTTCGGCTCGCAGAAGCTCGTGCAGGATTTCATTACCGGGATCTTCCTGCTGATGGAGAACGCGATGCAGGTCGGCGACTGGGTCACGCTCGCGGGCGTGTCGGGCACGGTCGAATACCTGTCGATCCGCACCGTGCGGCTGCGCGCCGGCGACGGGTCGCTTTACACGATCCCGTTCAGTTCGGTGACGACCGTCAACAACACGAATCGCGGGCTCGGCAATGCAGCCGTGAAGGTGAGCATCGCGTACGGGCAGGACATCGATCAGGCAATCGCGACGCTGAAGGAAATCGGCGCCGCGTTGCGCGACGATCCGAATTACAAAGACGGCATCCTGTCGGACTTCAGCTACTGGGGCGTCGATCAGGTCGACGGCGCGACCATCACGCTCGCCGGGCAGATGCAATGCAAGGATTCCGCGCGCTGGGGCGTGCAACGCGAATTCAACCGGCGCATCGCGGTGATGTTCCGCGAACGCGGGATCTGGATCGCGAATCCGCAGCGCAGCGTCGTCGCGTATGACCCGGGCTCGCGGGCTGTCGCCGGCGCGAACAACGACGGCAACGATAGCGTTGGCAACGCGGGCGGCCCGCCGATTGCCGAACCGCAGCCGCCGGCTGCACCGGCGCGCAAGCCGGGCTGA